One Piscinibacter lacus genomic window, GAACCTCAAGGGCTACTGGCGCGAGAACGTCGGCAAGAAGGTGGTGCTGTTCGCTTTCTACCGGAACACGCTTTACTACCTTGCCCAGCGTCTGGCCGAGGCCGGCGTCCGGTCCATCGTGTTGCACGGCGGCATGGACAAGACCGAGGTGCTGCGCTCGTTCGAGAACGACGCCGCGGTCCAGGTCCTGCTGTCGTCAGAGGTGGCGTCTGAAGGCGTCGACCTTCAGTTCTCCAGCCTCTTGGTGAACTACGACCTGCCGTGGAATCCGGCCCGCATCGAGCAGCGGATAGGTCGTATCGACCGCATCGGGCAGGCAGAGGCCAAGATTCTCATCTGGAACCTGGTCTACGAGGACACGCTGGACGAACGCGTCCACGACAGGTTGCTGGAGCGGCTGAATGTGTTCCGGCAGGCGCTCGGGAGCATGGAAGAGCTGCTAGGCGCCGAAGTCCGAAAACTCACCGTGGACCTGCTGTCGCATCGCCGGACGCCCAAGCAGGAGGAGGAGCGCATCGGCGATGCCGCCATGGCCCTGGAACGCAATCGACGAGATGAGGAACAGTTGAACGCGCAGGCGTCCAAGCTGCTCGGGCACGGCGACTACATCCAGAACAAGGCCAAGGCCGCCATGGACCTGGGGCGGTACATCCGCGGCGATGACCTGTACCACTTCGTCAAGGACTACCTCGAAACCTCGTTCCCGGGCTCTCGGGTGATGGTCAATGACGAGCCTGTCCGCAAGGGGCTCATCGAGCTCTCCATGGACGCCCGGGTGGCCTTTCATGCCTTCCTGGCAGACGCCAAGCTGCTGGGCCGCACCACCGTGCTCGACAACCGTCCGCGTCAGCTCTGGTTCGACAACCAGGCGGGCCATGTGGCACGAGACGTGGAGAAGGTCACCCAGGACCACCCCCTGGTGCGCTTCGTCTCGGAACAACAGAAGAAGCGCAGCACCAAGGACGGCTACTTCCCGACCTCAGCGGTGCAACTGCCCGCGTCCCGCGTCGCAGGCGTGGCGTCTGGCACGTACGTCTATGTGGTCATCCGCTGGACCTTCTCCGGCCCGCGGGATGTCGAGCGCCTCGTCTACGAAGCGCGATGCATCGAGACGGGCCTTGCATTGGAGCCGGACGCGGCCGAGTCGCTGGTCAACGCCGCGGCCAACCATGGGGCAGACTGGCAGGCAGCTGCCAAGAACATCCTGGACCACAAGCGAATTTCAGCGCTTCAGGATGACTGCCGGGCGACCATCGAGGAGCACTTTGACGCCAGCAAAGCAGCGCAGCTGCGGGAGAACCGCGACCGTGTGCGTGAGATGAACGCGTCCCTGGACGCCGACCTGAAACGCAAACGTGAAGAAGCCACCGAGCGGATTGCCCGGTACCAAGCTTCATCGAACCCGCGCCACAGAGGCCTGCTGGGTATGGAACGCACGAAGCTGCGGCAGCTGGAGCAGAAGTACGAAGAGCGCAAGCTCGCCAACGGCCTGAGGGAGGCCTTGGACCCACGCCAGAAGGATGTTTCCTCCGGCGTCATACGGGTGGAGTGACAGGCACGAGGGAGGCAGAAGGCATGAGAGGCAATCGCTTGAAACGGGCACCCAAGAGCGCGCAGCGTGCGCCGGCGCGTCCCTACCATCGGCCGAACTTCTACTTTCTTCGCGACAAGCCCGTACGCCAACCTGTCGTCCCCACCGAACCCGCGCTGACTTTCGACGTCCACGACAACGTTTGTCTTGGCTGGAAGCCGGATGAGTTGGGGTCGAGTGACCCCCTGCAGCGCGATGAGGTGCTCGGAGCCAGGCTCGAACCACCCGGGGCGACAGCAGGCCCGGCGCGAGAGCTGGTGATGGGTCTGGACTTCGGCACATCGTCGACCAAGGTGGTGATTGCCGACAGGACCATGAACGCTGCGTATGCGGTCCCGTTCATGGATTCCGTCGGTGTGGCGAGCTACTTGTTGCCATCGGCGCTGCTGGAAACGGCGGAAGGCGTCTATGCACTGGCCGGGTCCGGGAAGCGACTTGCCGACCTGAAGCTGGCCATGCTGTCGGCCTTGTCTGACGAGCGGGCATGTGCCAGGGGCTGCGCGTTCCTGGCGTTGACGATTCGACAGGCCCGAGCCTGGCTCTACGAATCCAAGGGTGACCAGTACCTGCGGGCAGACATCCTTTGGACCTTGGCGATTGGCCAGCCGGCCGACCAAGCAGCCTCGGAGCATCACCGCAGGCACTTTGAGCAGCTGGCCAAGGTAGCCTGGCAGCTGGCGGGCAGTCAGGGCTCCATCGGGGTGGAGACTGCCTTGAATGCTTGGAGCCTCCGAGCTGAGCTGAACCTGGACGATGAGCTCGAAGTCCGTCCGATGGCCGAGCTGTCTGCCCAGATTCACGGCTTCGTCAGTTCCTCGCACTTCGATGCGCGTTTGCCGAACATCTACCTCTTGGTCGATGTTGGCGCTGGCACAGTGGACGCGTCGCTCTTTCACGTGCGGAAGGACCGAGGCGGCACGGTCTCATTCGACTTCTTCACGCATGCCGTCGAACTACTTGGGGCGGCGAACCTCAACCGTGCCCGACTGGCATGGTGGCTGGCTCAGCTTCGCTACGTGCAGGGTCAGCTCGAGCCTGGCAGCGACCAGGTCGCAAAGCGCATCGGCACCACGGTCGCAGAGCTGGAAAGCATGAAGCTGCCGACGGAGTTCCGTGGCCGCTACCCGGATTCCTATCGCAGTTATGTCAAGGGCGTGGAGGTTGGCTTCGAAGGCGGCGCGAAGAATCCGGATGAAGATTTTTACCAGCGAGTCCGCAACCAGGTGGCAGGCAAGGTGCTCTATGGAGCCTGGAAGCAGATGCTGCTGACCCAAGAGGCCGTTCGCGGCATGCCGTTCTTTCTGTGCGGGGGCGGCGGCCGCCACCCCTTCTATGCAGCGCTCAAGACGCGCCTGCAGAAAACGGATGGCTGCACCTGGCTCAATGCCAAGCCTCGCGAACTGGCGCTGCCGACGAACATTAGTGCGCCGGGCGTGGCGCACGGTGACTACGACCGGCTGTCGGTCGCCTATGGTCTCAGCCAACTCAACCCTGGAACCTTTGAGCGCGTCGTCGCCCTGAAGCCCAGAGTGTTTGCATCCGAGGAGACGGACTGGAACACGGTCACCGTGGACAAGTCCGTCTGCTGAACAGAAATAGAACAGGCCATGCTTCCATCACTCCTCGCCCGCGACATACAGACGGGCTTGAAACAGTTCCTCGTCTCCGGCTTCGAGCCGGCCGACGCCTTCATGCACGGCCTGATGAGCCGGTTCACCGAAGACGAGGACGCCTGGCTCAAGGGTCCGTACGTCCAGATGGGGCTGCCGTTCGCCGTAGGCTCGGCGGGGCGGACCTTCTTCAAGACCTTCGAGACCGAGCACCCCGGCTACCACCACCAAGAACTGGCTTGGAAGCGGCTGTCCAGCCAGCACCAGGCCGCCAGCACGTTGGTGGCCACTGGCACGGGTTCTGGCAAGACTGAGTGCTTCCTGTTCCCGCTGCTGGACCATTGCACGCGAGCGCGTGCCGCAGGCGAGGCGGGCGTGAAGGCGCTGGTCATCTACCCCATGAACGCCTTGGCCACGGACCAGGCGAAACGCATCGCGGAGCGCGTTGCCCAGACGCCAGCCTTCGCCGGCATGCGGGTGGGCCTCTACGTCGGCGGGAACGCTGGCAAGCCAGGCGAAGGCATGGTGATGACGCCGACCAGCGTCATCACCGACCGCGACACGATGCGCAAGCATCCGCCAGACATCTTGCTGACCAACTACAAGATGCTGGACTACCTGATGTTGCGGCCGAAGGACCGGCAGCTCTGGGCACAGAACAAGCCGACCACGCTGCGCTACGTGGTGGTGGACGAACTGCACACTTTCGACGGTGCACAAGGCACCGACCTGGCCCTGCTGCTGCGCCGGCTGCGTGCCCGGCTGCAGTCACCGGAGGGGCACCTGATTTGCGCGGGCACATCGGCCACGCTGGGGGGCTCGTCGGATACCGAGCCCCTGCGCGAGTACGCCCGTCAGGTGTTCGGCGTGCCGTTCGGCGCCGATGCGGTGGTGACCGAGAACCGCCTCACTGTCGATGCCTTCCTGGGCGACGCGATGGTCGAGCACATGTTCATGTGGCGGCCCGAGCTGGACGCGGTGCTGCAGCCGGCTCAGTACGCCAACCCTGTGGATGCGGTTCGGGCGTGGTTCGGCGTGTTCTTCCCGGGGCTGGCTCAACCTTCTGGGCCGGATGAGGTGGCATCAGCCGCTTGGCGTCAGGCACTTGGTCAACACCTGAAGGAGCACCAGCTCTTCGTCAACCTCCTGCGGTTGATGAAGGGCGGCGTCGTCAGCTACAGCGCGCTGGAGGATGCCTTTGCTCGCAACATGCCTGCGGCCAGCCGCGTTCAGGTGGCCAGGGTGCTTGACGGCATGCTGGTGCTGGTGGCCTGGGCGCTGCGGGAGGGCAAGCAGCCGCTGGTGACGCTGCGTGTTCAGCTGTGGGTGCGCGAGCTGCGCCGCATGGTAGGCAAGCTGGCGCTGGACCCGCAGGACGTTCGGCTGCGCAGTGAACGGGACCTGCCCGGGGAGCGCGACGGTGTGTACCTGCCCATGGTGCAGTGCAGCCAGTGCCGCACCACGGGCTGGCTGTCGCGCCTGGTGCAGGGCAGCAGCAAGCTCTCGACCAAGCCCGACGAGATTTACAACACTTGGTTCTCCCGCCGGCCGGAGGCGGCCAGGCTCTACGCAGCCAAGAGTCTCGGACGCTCGCATGTCCAAGGCGTCCATCAATACGCCTGCGTGGCTTGCGGCAACGTGCAGGCCGGCGAGGGGGCGTGCCTGGCCTGCGCGCACCAGGAGTTGCTCTACGTCTTTCAGGTCACGGCGCAGCGCTCGCATGTGGTCGGCAACGCCCAGTACACCCGGCACGACGACACCTGCCCCAGTTGTGGCGAGCGAGATGAGTTGCTTCTGCTCGGTGCCCGGAACGCCACACTGGGCTCGCAGGTGGTGGAGGCGAGCTGGGCCAGCCTGTTCAACGACGACAAGAAGCTGATTGCGTTCTCGGACTCTGTGCAGGACGCCGCTCACCGCGCCGGCTTCTTCGGTGCGCGCACTTGGCAGAACAACGTGCGCATGGCCTGGGCCCATGTGTTGGATGAGCTGGGCGTGGTGCGTATGCCGTGGTCCGAGCTCTTGTCCCGCGCCGCCCAGCGCTTTGACGCTCCGGATTCGGTGCTGCACATGACGCCGGAGACCCTGGTGGCCGAGTTCCTGGCGCCGAACATGAGCTGGCAGCACGACTGGTCGGTCGAGTTGCTGGAGAAAGGGCAGTTGCCGGCCAACTCGCGCCTGCCGGGCAAGGTGAGGAAGCGCATGCTGTGGCAGCTGTTTAGCGACCTGACCTATCAGAGCCAGCGCGGCCGCACGCTGGAGCGCATTGGCAAGGTGACGATGTCGGTGCCGTGGGAGCGCATCCAGGAAGTTGCAGCGGAGCTGCTGCCCCGCTTGCGCGAGGGGTTCGGCGCCCACGGGCTGGACCTGCCGGTGCTGTCGCAATGGCTCTGGGGCACGCTGGCCCACATGCGCCGCCGCGGTGGCGTGATGCACCCGGAAATGGTGGCCTACGCGGGCGACGGCCAGGTGTGGCAACTGGCCAAAGGCGCAGGGCGTCGCGAATGGATGCCGGCCATGGGCGACTACACGCCGCACCCGGTCTTCCTGACGCTGGGCAAGCACTCGTCGTTTGACAAGCTCAGCGGCAACAGCCGTCCCACTTGGTACGACCGCTGGGCGGCTGCTGCGCTGGGCCAGCAAATGCTGCTGGCCAAGGGCATGGCCCCCGAGCTGTACGCCGCTGCGTTCGACGCGCTGCTGAAGGCGGGCGTCCTGCTTCGCACCACCCACCATCAAGGCGACACGCTGGCTCTGAACCCCGAGGCGCTGGAGGTCGACACCGAGGTGGCCTTCATCTCGACCACCGGCAGCAAGCGCCGGCTGACCGTGCCGCGTCGGGTGGCCGAGCACCTGCTGGGCATGCCCTGCCTGGACGCCGTGGAGTCCATCTACGAACAACTCATTCCCGAAGCCGCTGATTGGTGGGTGCGACGCTTCAGCCAGGGTGACCTGCGCCGGGTGATTGCCGCCGAGCACACCGGCCTGTTGGACAGGCAGGAGCGCGAGGCGCTGGAACAGCGCTTCAAGGACAAGAAGCCACGCCCGTGGTTCGAGAACCTGCTGTCGGCCACGCCGACGCTCGAGATGGGCGTGGACATCGGCGACCTGTCGTCGGTGTTGCTGTGCTCGGTGCCGCCGAATCAGGCCAGCTTTCTGCAGCGCATGGGACGTGCGGGGCGCCGGGATGGCAATGCCATGACGACGACGCTGGCCGACGGCAACAGCCCGCATGACCTGTACTTCTTCGCCGAGACCGAGGAGATGATTGCCGGCGAGGTGGCGCCCCCTGGCGTCTTCCTGCAGGCCGCCGAAGTGCTGCGCCGGCAGTTGTTCGCGTTCTGCATGGACGACTGGGTGTCCAGCCTGCGCAATGCCAACGCCTTGCCTGACAAGACCTCCCAGGCGCTGGACGCCATGGAGCAGGCCAAGCTGGACCGCTTCCCGGCCATCTTCTGCGACCACGTCCTGAAGCACGAGCAGCGGCTGTTCGACAGCTTCATGGCCTTGCTCGGCAAAGACGTCGACGACGTCGTCCACGGCAGGCTATGGGACTTCATGCAAGGTCAAGGCGAGGCCGACGGCCTGCGAACCCGGCTGACCAAGGCCCTGGAAGAGCTGGTCGAGGAGCGCAAAACCTACAAGAAGCGCAAGGACGAACTCGACAGGGCCAAGACCAAGGCCCAGCAGAAGCCGCAGGACGAGGCCACGAAGAACGAAATCGATGAGCTGCTGCGCGAGCGCGACAAAATGCTCGAGCTCATCAAGGAAATCAACAGCCGAGACCTGTTGAACACCCTGACCGATGCCGGCCTGATACCCAACTACGCATTCCCGGAGTCAGGCATCCAACTGAAGTCCGTGTTGTGGCGCAAGCGCGGCGAAGACGAGCCCGGCCAGGGGGCCTACGTGGCCCTGGCAACGCAGAAGTACGAGCGGCCAGCGCAGTCGGCGCTGTCGGAGTTCGCGCCGGAGAACCGCTTTTATGCCAACCAGCGCCGGGTTGAAGTTGACCAAATCAATATGAACCTGGCCAAGGCGGAGGACTGGCGTTTCTGCCCGAGCTGCCACCACATGCAGAACCTGACGGTGGAGGCCGACGTGCACGCCACCTGTCCGCACTGCGGTGACCCGATGTGGACAGACGGTGGCCAGAAGCACACCTTGCTGCGCTTCCGACAGGCGATTGCGAACAGCAACGACACCGACGTCCGCATCGACGACAGCTCGGAAGACCGGGAGCCGCGGTACTACGTCCGCCAGTTGATGGCCGACTTCCAGCCCGCATACATCCGCGAGGCCTGGCAGATTCCCACGGGGGGCACGCCGTTTGGCTTCGAGTTCATCTCACGTGTGACGTTCCGCGACGTCAACTTCGGCGAGCTGGCCAAGCCGGGTGAGGCCTTCAAGGTGGCCGACAAGGAATCGCAGCGCCCCGGCTTCAAGCTGTGCAAGCACTGCGGCAAGGTGCAGAAGCCGCCGCGCCGCGGGGCTGGGACGGCCGAGCAGAGCCACAGCTTCGACTGTCCGAAGCATGGCAGTGACGACCCGGCCAACCTGCTGGACTGCCTGTACCTGTACCGCGAGTTCGAATCCGAGGCGCTGCGCATCCTGGTGCCGTACACCAAGAACGGTGTCGATGAGAAGGTAGTGCAGTCCTTCATGGCCGCTGTGCAGCTTGGCCTGAAGCGCCGCTTCGGCGGCAAGGTGGACCACCTGCGCATGGTCCTGCAGGACGAGCCCGGCAAGGACGGCGGGCCGCGCAAGCACTACGTGATGCTCTACGACTCAGTGCCGGGCGGCACGGGCTATTTGCACCAGTTGCTGGCCCATGATGCCAAGACACTGGCCGACGTGCTGCGCATGGCGCTGGATGCGCTGACCGGCTGCTCGTGCAACCAGGACCCTGAGAAGGACGGCTGCTACCGCTGCCTGTACCAATACCGGCTCGGTCGCAGCATGGAGCTCGTTTCACGTGACAACGCCAAGGCCGTGCTCACGGAGCTGGTGGGCTCGCTGCCGTCGCTGGAGCGGGTCAAGACCATCTCGGACATCTACATCAACCCGAACTTCGATTCGGTCCTCGAGGCTCGCTTCATCGATAGCCTGAAGAAGATGAGCGGTGTGGCGGGGCTACCGCCTATCAAGTTGGTGCAGGACGTTGTACATGGCAAGTCGGGCTTCGTTCTTGAGGTGGGCAGCCAGCGCTATCGTATTGAGCCCCAGTGCGAGTTGAATGGCGACGCTGGAGTGCCAGTGCCGAGCAAGCCGGACTTCGTCATCTGGCCCTGGGCCTCGGGCTCCAAGCGGCGGCCCGTGGCGGTTTTCTGTGACGGCTGGGCGTACCACAAGGACTGCATGCGTGAAGACGCGCTGAAGCGCAGCGCCATCGTCGCCAGCGGGAAGTTCTGGACCTGGTCGGTGACGCACCAGGATGTCTCGGCCGCCATTGACGGCAACGCCGAGTCTGACCTGGACCCGGCGACTGTGACGCTCAATCGGCACGACGGTGGTAAGGCGCCGCCGAGCGTGCCCAGGGCACAGGAAAAGGCGTTCACCCAGCATGCGGTCGCGCGGTTGCTGCAGTGGCTGGCAGCCCCAGCCGGCCCCACGGACGTGGACAGTGCTGTGGAGGCGCAGCAGCGCAACGCGGTGTGGCTTGAGTTCCTGATGGTGCCGTCGACCGCGGAGGACAAGGCCGCAGCTGAAGTGCAGCGGGCGCCATGGCTTCCGCAACTTCCAATGCACGTCCGAGAGCCCGGACCTGGCTTTGCGCCGGTGATGTCGAAGACCAACGGCGCCGCTTCGGTGCTGGGATGGTGGCCGGTGCTGCTCGCCAAAGGCCTGCCTTCACATCAAAACTGGGCCAGCCCGACTGCTGTGCTGTTGGATGCCTCAGTGGCTGGGGACGAGGATGCGCTGCACCGGGCTTGGCGTCGGTGGCTGCAGTTGTTCAACACCCTGCAGTTCCTGTCGGGCACCGTCCTCGTGACTGGCGAAGGCCTGGCTGCGCATGACTACGACGCGCTGGTCCCCGCGGCGGCCGGTACGACTCCGGCGGCGCCGGCAGCGCAGGCGGCACTCAACGCGGCCTGGCAGGCCGTTGTCGAGCAGGCGTTGGAAGCGCTTGCGCCGGGGCTCAAGCAACTGGCCCAGTCCGGCGCATCGCTGCCCGAAGTGGGCCTGGAGCTGGTAGACGCCAAGGGGCGCGTCTCGGCGGATTGCGAGCTGGCATGGGTGCAGGAGAAGGTCGTCGTCCTGCGCTCCGACCAGGCCGACCTCGTCGAGCTGTGGGGCGCGGAGAACTGGAAGGTCGTG contains:
- a CDS encoding DEAD/DEAH box helicase → MKQFLVSGFEPADAFMHGLMSRFTEDEDAWLKGPYVQMGLPFAVGSAGRTFFKTFETEHPGYHHQELAWKRLSSQHQAASTLVATGTGSGKTECFLFPLLDHCTRARAAGEAGVKALVIYPMNALATDQAKRIAERVAQTPAFAGMRVGLYVGGNAGKPGEGMVMTPTSVITDRDTMRKHPPDILLTNYKMLDYLMLRPKDRQLWAQNKPTTLRYVVVDELHTFDGAQGTDLALLLRRLRARLQSPEGHLICAGTSATLGGSSDTEPLREYARQVFGVPFGADAVVTENRLTVDAFLGDAMVEHMFMWRPELDAVLQPAQYANPVDAVRAWFGVFFPGLAQPSGPDEVASAAWRQALGQHLKEHQLFVNLLRLMKGGVVSYSALEDAFARNMPAASRVQVARVLDGMLVLVAWALREGKQPLVTLRVQLWVRELRRMVGKLALDPQDVRLRSERDLPGERDGVYLPMVQCSQCRTTGWLSRLVQGSSKLSTKPDEIYNTWFSRRPEAARLYAAKSLGRSHVQGVHQYACVACGNVQAGEGACLACAHQELLYVFQVTAQRSHVVGNAQYTRHDDTCPSCGERDELLLLGARNATLGSQVVEASWASLFNDDKKLIAFSDSVQDAAHRAGFFGARTWQNNVRMAWAHVLDELGVVRMPWSELLSRAAQRFDAPDSVLHMTPETLVAEFLAPNMSWQHDWSVELLEKGQLPANSRLPGKVRKRMLWQLFSDLTYQSQRGRTLERIGKVTMSVPWERIQEVAAELLPRLREGFGAHGLDLPVLSQWLWGTLAHMRRRGGVMHPEMVAYAGDGQVWQLAKGAGRREWMPAMGDYTPHPVFLTLGKHSSFDKLSGNSRPTWYDRWAAAALGQQMLLAKGMAPELYAAAFDALLKAGVLLRTTHHQGDTLALNPEALEVDTEVAFISTTGSKRRLTVPRRVAEHLLGMPCLDAVESIYEQLIPEAADWWVRRFSQGDLRRVIAAEHTGLLDRQEREALEQRFKDKKPRPWFENLLSATPTLEMGVDIGDLSSVLLCSVPPNQASFLQRMGRAGRRDGNAMTTTLADGNSPHDLYFFAETEEMIAGEVAPPGVFLQAAEVLRRQLFAFCMDDWVSSLRNANALPDKTSQALDAMEQAKLDRFPAIFCDHVLKHEQRLFDSFMALLGKDVDDVVHGRLWDFMQGQGEADGLRTRLTKALEELVEERKTYKKRKDELDRAKTKAQQKPQDEATKNEIDELLRERDKMLELIKEINSRDLLNTLTDAGLIPNYAFPESGIQLKSVLWRKRGEDEPGQGAYVALATQKYERPAQSALSEFAPENRFYANQRRVEVDQINMNLAKAEDWRFCPSCHHMQNLTVEADVHATCPHCGDPMWTDGGQKHTLLRFRQAIANSNDTDVRIDDSSEDREPRYYVRQLMADFQPAYIREAWQIPTGGTPFGFEFISRVTFRDVNFGELAKPGEAFKVADKESQRPGFKLCKHCGKVQKPPRRGAGTAEQSHSFDCPKHGSDDPANLLDCLYLYREFESEALRILVPYTKNGVDEKVVQSFMAAVQLGLKRRFGGKVDHLRMVLQDEPGKDGGPRKHYVMLYDSVPGGTGYLHQLLAHDAKTLADVLRMALDALTGCSCNQDPEKDGCYRCLYQYRLGRSMELVSRDNAKAVLTELVGSLPSLERVKTISDIYINPNFDSVLEARFIDSLKKMSGVAGLPPIKLVQDVVHGKSGFVLEVGSQRYRIEPQCELNGDAGVPVPSKPDFVIWPWASGSKRRPVAVFCDGWAYHKDCMREDALKRSAIVASGKFWTWSVTHQDVSAAIDGNAESDLDPATVTLNRHDGGKAPPSVPRAQEKAFTQHAVARLLQWLAAPAGPTDVDSAVEAQQRNAVWLEFLMVPSTAEDKAAAEVQRAPWLPQLPMHVREPGPGFAPVMSKTNGAASVLGWWPVLLAKGLPSHQNWASPTAVLLDASVAGDEDALHRAWRRWLQLFNTLQFLSGTVLVTGEGLAAHDYDALVPAAAGTTPAAPAAQAALNAAWQAVVEQALEALAPGLKQLAQSGASLPEVGLELVDAKGRVSADCELAWVQEKVVVLRSDQADLVELWGAENWKVVLLDEAMNLVVGAPWSVAAAASLGLELNVNEGGAA